Genomic DNA from bacterium:
TGCCCGAGGGCGCGTCGATCTTCTGGTTGTGGTGCGCCTCGAGCACTTCGACGTCATAGTCCTCGCCCAGAAGGCGGGCCGCCTCCTCGATCAGGCGAAACGTCACGTTCACCCCCACGCTCATGTTCGGCGCGAACACGCAGGCGAGCTTTCCCCCCAGCGCGTCCAGCTCGGCCCGCTCCTTCTCCGAAAATCCGGTCGTGCCGATGACGGCGGCCATTCCCTTTTCCGCCGCCAGGCGGGCATGGGCCAGGCTGGCCGCCGGGATGGCGAAGGAGATGATGACATCGCCCGCCAGTGTCTCCGGGTCGGCCGTGAGCGGCACCCCGGCGGGGGCCGCGCCCGCGTTCTGGCCCGCATCCGTGCCCAGGGCGGAGTGGCCCGCCCGCTCCAGCGCCCCGGTGAGGGTCATGTTTTCCGCCGCCGCAATCTGATGAATGATCCGGCAGCCCATCCGGCCGGCCGCCCCTGCCACCACAACCCGAGTCGCCACGGTTTCACCTCATTTTTGGGGAATATCTCAGCCCAATCTGGCCGGAATCCGCAAAATCCCTTATGTTGGTCGCCATTATACGCCCCATCCCCCCGGGCATGGAACCC
This window encodes:
- the dapB gene encoding 4-hydroxy-tetrahydrodipicolinate reductase, with the protein product MATRVVVAGAAGRMGCRIIHQIAAAENMTLTGALERAGHSALGTDAGQNAGAAPAGVPLTADPETLAGDVIISFAIPAASLAHARLAAEKGMAAVIGTTGFSEKERAELDALGGKLACVFAPNMSVGVNVTFRLIEEAARLLGEDYDVEVLEAHHNQKIDAPSG